In a single window of the Olivibacter sp. SDN3 genome:
- a CDS encoding efflux RND transporter periplasmic adaptor subunit, which translates to MKRETFLKSVLFTVVSPSIIIAACTKKKKDLEGNVSVKTYTCPMHPQIVQNKPGTCPICGMDLVPFDKNNKDKGLTLSKDQQALANITTVIIGTEGFEDNSYLNGKLVVNPEQTTFISSRVAGRIEELYVKETGVSVGKGQAIYKIYSEELLTLQEEYLMALAQSAQFNNDRRFQDIHKASKQKLILYGQSDTQIKHLADTKRTNPYITYYAPQSGKVSEISVTEGQYVSEGSTLLQLENYNNLWVEADVYPSEIGEIKEGQKLKVIVAGWENDPQDMTLQFITPNLASSEQILQIRGSITNPDNRWQPGMQANIILSKKSSSEYLSIPINAVINDGNTRHVWVAIDEERFEPRKVTTGLESFDKVEIRSGLKAGNKLVVTGAYLLYSEYILKKGKHPLQEA; encoded by the coding sequence ATGAAAAGAGAAACTTTTTTGAAGTCAGTACTATTCACGGTTGTCTCGCCGTCCATTATAATTGCTGCATGCACGAAAAAAAAGAAAGATCTGGAAGGGAACGTTTCAGTTAAAACTTATACCTGCCCAATGCATCCGCAGATCGTTCAGAATAAACCGGGGACCTGTCCCATCTGTGGTATGGATCTTGTCCCCTTCGATAAAAACAATAAAGACAAAGGTCTGACTCTCAGTAAGGATCAGCAGGCATTGGCTAACATCACAACAGTTATAATCGGAACCGAAGGATTTGAAGACAATAGTTATTTAAATGGAAAACTTGTTGTCAATCCGGAACAGACGACGTTTATTAGCAGCAGGGTTGCGGGGAGGATCGAAGAACTATATGTAAAAGAGACAGGCGTATCAGTCGGAAAAGGGCAGGCAATTTATAAAATTTACTCAGAAGAATTGTTGACCTTGCAAGAAGAATACCTGATGGCGCTTGCACAATCCGCGCAGTTCAATAACGACAGGAGATTTCAGGATATTCATAAAGCTTCCAAACAGAAACTGATTCTATATGGCCAATCCGATACGCAAATCAAACACCTGGCAGATACAAAAAGAACAAATCCTTACATTACGTATTATGCGCCGCAAAGCGGCAAAGTTTCGGAGATTTCTGTTACCGAAGGCCAGTATGTATCGGAAGGTTCTACTTTGCTACAATTAGAAAACTATAATAATCTGTGGGTCGAGGCAGATGTGTATCCTTCTGAAATTGGTGAAATAAAGGAAGGGCAAAAACTAAAGGTAATTGTTGCCGGCTGGGAGAATGACCCGCAGGATATGACCCTTCAATTTATAACACCGAACCTCGCAAGCAGCGAGCAAATTTTGCAGATTCGCGGAAGCATCACCAATCCTGATAATCGTTGGCAACCCGGGATGCAAGCTAATATCATTCTCTCCAAAAAATCGTCGTCAGAATATTTGTCAATTCCTATAAATGCCGTTATTAATGATGGCAATACCCGACATGTATGGGTTGCCATAGATGAAGAACGCTTTGAACCAAGAAAAGTAACCACTGGATTGGAATCCTTCGATAAAGTTGAAATTAGATCGGGTTTAAAAGCAGGCAATAAATTGGTGGTTACCGGTGCTTATTTACTTTATAGCGAGTATATACTGAAAAAGGGAAAACATCCTTTACAGGAAGCTTAG
- a CDS encoding TolC family protein, with product MQTIKKLLFILVLYPVFTYGQDTSVLRLDTILKRIDEQNEQLKSYSLKAEGFQYSAKAATSWMAPMVGVGTFMTPYPGQEIMSDSDKGSLMLQFEQDIPNPSKLRGKRDFIASQGKSELESRKVKLNELKAQAKMLYYSWLVAEKRIHILRENVVLMKTMKEIEGIRYEYNRSSLGSVFKADARIEDTENMIRMQEGEIAKARAWLNSLMNQPGNTLFAVDTTFSPEFTPQASLDTSILATRRKDITKMDADIGSMQLNIQSMKKESKPDFKIRFDHMSPLGKMMPNAYSIMGMVSIPIAPWSSKMYKNEVKAMELNVQAMQKERTGMLVESQGMLYGMQYEILNMQKQISAIEEKVIPSLNRALDANFQAYQENKQELTVVINDWEAVTMMRNSLLDEKLKLYKMIVDYEKELYK from the coding sequence ATGCAAACCATTAAGAAATTACTATTTATCCTCGTTTTATATCCTGTTTTCACTTACGGGCAAGACACATCTGTGTTACGGTTAGATACTATACTAAAACGCATTGATGAGCAAAATGAGCAACTGAAATCTTATTCGTTGAAAGCGGAAGGATTTCAGTATAGCGCAAAAGCGGCCACTTCATGGATGGCTCCAATGGTTGGTGTAGGAACGTTTATGACACCATATCCGGGACAAGAAATTATGTCGGATAGCGATAAAGGATCGCTTATGCTTCAATTTGAACAGGATATTCCAAATCCATCAAAACTAAGGGGAAAACGGGATTTTATTGCCTCACAGGGGAAGTCGGAACTTGAATCAAGAAAGGTCAAGCTCAATGAACTGAAAGCACAAGCCAAAATGCTTTACTATAGCTGGTTAGTTGCCGAAAAGCGCATCCATATACTCCGAGAAAATGTGGTTCTGATGAAAACCATGAAGGAAATAGAAGGGATTCGCTATGAATATAACAGATCTTCCCTAGGTAGCGTATTTAAAGCAGATGCGCGCATAGAGGACACTGAGAACATGATCCGCATGCAAGAAGGGGAAATTGCCAAAGCACGTGCATGGCTCAATAGCTTAATGAACCAGCCGGGAAATACCTTGTTCGCAGTTGACACAACTTTTTCTCCGGAATTTACACCTCAAGCAAGTTTGGACACTTCAATTCTGGCTACAAGAAGAAAAGATATTACAAAGATGGATGCGGATATAGGGAGTATGCAACTTAACATACAATCCATGAAAAAGGAGTCAAAACCGGATTTTAAAATCCGCTTTGACCATATGTCCCCGTTGGGAAAAATGATGCCGAACGCTTATAGTATAATGGGAATGGTAAGTATACCAATAGCTCCCTGGAGCAGTAAAATGTACAAGAACGAAGTAAAAGCGATGGAACTGAACGTACAGGCAATGCAAAAAGAAAGAACCGGCATGTTGGTGGAGAGTCAAGGTATGCTATATGGAATGCAGTACGAAATACTAAATATGCAGAAACAGATCAGCGCTATTGAGGAAAAAGTAATTCCGTCGCTGAACCGCGCACTTGACGCAAATTTTCAAGCCTACCAAGAAAATAAACAGGAGCTCACCGTGGTAATCAATGACTGGGAAGCGGTAACCATGATGAGAAATTCGTTATTGGATGAAAAGCTTAAACTATACAAAATGATTGTAGATTATGAGAAAGAACTTTATAAATAA
- a CDS encoding efflux RND transporter periplasmic adaptor subunit, with the protein MRKNFINKRIVLFCLTALIIGCRQGKPDQVPSKGHEQHGESPVDTSLQSLLKPVNEQIKASISTTKADSGIQVLMVEVPGKVTLDTRNNTSISARVGGRIEKLYIKYNYQPVRRGQLIMQIYSPELVSAQRELLLLKGNKVTNEQLYNKATNKLRFLGLTQQQINSILQKGQPDYRVSIYSPADGYILEKGTSPAPVTAVAPAPSTDGGMGGMSGGNSMSPGSATSTPTTVTTTPLILREGQYVSVGQGLFNIYTNRDLIAEFSIAPQLASMVKLNARILYNSTANPDKSYLDKIELLEPTYRAGENFTLARVYGATTNLRVGELLRGKIPTTIASGWWLPKQAVLKLGGRSIVFKKQGSVFVPTEVKSGVTVDGQVQVLDNISHWSVAENAYYLVDSESFIITQKDS; encoded by the coding sequence ATGAGAAAGAACTTTATAAATAAGCGTATAGTGCTTTTTTGCTTGACGGCTCTGATCATTGGTTGTCGGCAGGGAAAACCCGATCAGGTTCCGAGTAAGGGACACGAACAGCACGGAGAGTCTCCAGTAGATACTAGTCTTCAATCGTTATTGAAACCGGTAAATGAACAGATTAAAGCCAGTATATCGACTACTAAGGCCGATAGCGGTATACAGGTTTTGATGGTTGAAGTTCCCGGCAAAGTGACGCTTGATACCAGAAATAATACATCGATCAGCGCCCGTGTTGGAGGAAGAATTGAAAAACTGTATATAAAATATAACTATCAGCCTGTCAGGCGTGGCCAACTGATCATGCAAATATACTCCCCTGAACTGGTTTCAGCACAGCGGGAATTATTACTGCTGAAGGGAAATAAAGTGACCAACGAGCAGTTATACAACAAGGCAACCAACAAGCTTCGTTTTCTCGGTTTAACGCAGCAGCAGATTAATAGCATATTACAGAAAGGTCAACCGGACTATCGGGTATCCATCTATAGTCCAGCGGATGGCTACATCTTGGAAAAAGGCACATCCCCAGCTCCGGTTACAGCGGTAGCTCCGGCTCCTAGCACAGATGGCGGTATGGGGGGGATGTCGGGAGGGAATTCCATGTCTCCAGGCAGCGCAACGAGCACTCCAACCACTGTAACTACTACCCCACTGATACTACGGGAAGGGCAGTATGTCAGCGTGGGCCAGGGATTGTTCAATATTTATACCAACAGGGATCTGATTGCAGAGTTTTCCATCGCTCCTCAACTGGCTTCCATGGTCAAATTAAATGCAAGAATACTCTACAATAGCACAGCAAACCCGGACAAAAGTTATTTGGATAAGATTGAGCTGCTCGAACCGACCTACAGGGCAGGGGAAAATTTCACGCTGGCGAGGGTTTATGGGGCAACCACGAATCTCCGGGTTGGTGAGTTACTACGTGGAAAAATCCCAACAACGATCGCTAGCGGTTGGTGGCTTCCGAAGCAGGCTGTATTAAAACTGGGCGGTCGGTCCATTGTGTTTAAAAAGCAGGGGAGCGTTTTTGTGCCTACGGAAGTTAAAAGCGGTGTTACTGTAGATGGACAAGTTCAAGTATTGGATAACATCAGTCACTGGTCCGTCGCGGAAAACGCTTATTATCTCGTAGATAGTGAAAGTTTCATCATCACCCAAAAAGATAGTTAA
- a CDS encoding efflux RND transporter permease subunit has product MVHKVIEWSLRNRFIVLMLSLGIFVWGVISVKKNPIDAIPDLSENQVIVFTEWMGRAPQLIEDQITYPLVTNLQGLPRIKYVRGSSMFGMSFIYVIFDDDVDIYWARERVLERLSTVSSTLPTGATPQLGPDGTGVGHILWYTLDAPKLDLGEQRAVQDWYIKFALQNVQGVSEIASFGGFQKQYQVTVDPNRLLYYKLSIPDVINAVRTNNNESGGRKFEMSDIGYIIKTSGYLQSIEEIENIPVANQNGNPIKISDIGTVQMTGEARLGIFDQDGEGERVGGIVVMRYGENAAEVIDRIKLKMKEVAKGLPEGVKFDIVYDRGELIKESVESIKRTLIEEMIVVSIVVIIFLFHWRSALSIIIQIPITLAVSFILLNAFGISSNIMSLTGIALAIGVIVDNGIIMSENAYKHLSERYEQWESSNKKSSEI; this is encoded by the coding sequence ATGGTACATAAAGTTATCGAGTGGTCGTTACGTAACCGTTTTATCGTACTGATGTTAAGCCTGGGCATATTTGTCTGGGGAGTAATATCGGTAAAAAAGAATCCCATCGATGCCATTCCAGATCTGTCTGAAAACCAGGTGATCGTATTTACCGAATGGATGGGAAGGGCACCGCAATTGATCGAGGACCAGATCACTTATCCCTTGGTTACAAACCTACAGGGATTACCCCGCATAAAATACGTTCGAGGAAGCTCAATGTTCGGTATGAGCTTTATTTATGTCATTTTTGACGACGATGTCGATATCTACTGGGCACGTGAACGTGTATTGGAACGGCTAAGTACTGTTTCCAGTACCTTGCCGACAGGTGCAACCCCACAGCTCGGTCCGGATGGAACGGGTGTGGGACATATTTTATGGTATACCTTAGATGCACCCAAACTAGATCTTGGAGAACAGCGAGCTGTGCAGGACTGGTACATTAAGTTTGCTTTGCAAAATGTTCAAGGAGTAAGTGAAATAGCTTCTTTCGGTGGTTTTCAAAAGCAATACCAAGTTACCGTTGATCCAAACAGACTTCTCTATTATAAATTATCTATACCTGATGTTATCAATGCCGTGCGAACGAACAATAACGAAAGCGGAGGGCGAAAATTCGAAATGAGTGATATTGGTTATATTATTAAAACAAGCGGTTATCTACAATCTATAGAAGAAATCGAAAATATACCGGTTGCCAACCAAAACGGAAATCCTATCAAAATATCGGACATAGGCACCGTCCAGATGACAGGTGAGGCACGGTTGGGCATTTTCGATCAAGATGGGGAGGGCGAGCGTGTAGGTGGAATTGTTGTTATGCGTTACGGCGAGAATGCCGCTGAAGTGATCGATCGCATCAAGCTGAAAATGAAGGAAGTTGCAAAAGGACTCCCTGAAGGGGTCAAGTTTGACATTGTGTATGACCGTGGAGAATTGATAAAGGAGTCGGTCGAATCAATAAAACGTACCTTGATAGAGGAGATGATCGTTGTTTCCATTGTGGTTATCATCTTCCTTTTCCATTGGAGAAGTGCTCTCAGTATCATTATCCAGATACCCATCACATTGGCCGTCAGTTTTATATTACTTAACGCGTTTGGAATTTCATCGAATATCATGTCATTGACCGGTATCGCGCTCGCTATAGGTGTCATCGTAGATAATGGTATTATCATGAGCGAAAATGCGTATAAACATCTGTCAGAGCGATACGAGCAGTGGGAATCATCCAATAAAAAGTCCAGCGAAATATAA
- a CDS encoding efflux RND transporter permease subunit translates to MKKFKNIFKRSPQWISDEERIKVIEKSSKQVSRGVFFATVIIITSFLPVFMLTGQEGKLFHPLAYTKTFIMIVDAFLVITLAPVLISFFMKGKFKPDDANPVNRFLSRIYEPIIRKVLKWRKTTIAINVIALLITIPLLKNLGTEFMPPLDEQSILFMPVTLPDISNSEAKRILQVQDKIIKSVPEVEKVLGKAGRASTSTDNSPISMIETIIMLKPKGQWREGITKQDIIDELDKKLQIPGVVNGWTQPIINRINMLATGIRTDVGIKVYGQQLDSIASVSERVKNALEGIPGVQDLYVEPITGGKYLNIDIDRSALSRYGLTVDDVNQTVESALGGAPIGQTIEGRRRFSINVRLSQDYRNSITKIERIPLKSQSFGEVPLSSVANVKFEAGPPMITSDNALLRGAVMFNVRDRDLGSTVKEAIDRINGSKGLMPDGYFLEWSGQYENLIRGQQTLLWIAPIVFVIIFFALYFAFHSLREAFLSLVTIPFALIGGAYMIYFWGVNLSVAVAVGFIALFGIAVETGIVMVIYLNDAMQQLVKLKGNSSDTITKEDLREYVIHGAAKRLRPKLMTVSVALFGLVPVLWANGVGIDVMQPIVLPMIGGVLTSSTHILLVTPLIFLMTKEYELRKYGKLEIYDANH, encoded by the coding sequence ATGAAAAAATTTAAAAATATATTCAAAAGATCGCCTCAATGGATTTCTGATGAAGAAAGAATAAAGGTAATTGAAAAAAGCAGCAAACAGGTAAGCCGGGGCGTCTTTTTTGCAACCGTTATCATTATAACCTCATTTTTGCCGGTTTTTATGTTGACTGGACAGGAAGGAAAACTGTTTCATCCATTAGCTTATACCAAAACCTTCATCATGATTGTTGATGCATTTTTGGTTATTACTCTGGCCCCTGTGTTGATATCCTTTTTTATGAAAGGGAAGTTCAAGCCAGATGACGCAAACCCTGTCAACCGTTTTCTCAGCAGAATCTATGAGCCGATTATCCGGAAAGTATTAAAATGGCGGAAAACAACTATAGCCATTAATGTAATCGCTCTTTTAATAACTATTCCATTACTTAAAAACTTAGGTACCGAGTTTATGCCTCCTTTGGATGAACAAAGCATCCTCTTCATGCCGGTTACGCTTCCAGATATAAGCAACAGTGAAGCGAAACGCATTTTACAGGTCCAGGACAAAATCATTAAAAGTGTTCCGGAAGTAGAAAAGGTGCTGGGAAAGGCGGGGAGGGCAAGTACCTCAACGGATAACTCGCCTATCAGTATGATCGAGACGATTATTATGCTCAAACCTAAAGGTCAATGGAGAGAAGGCATAACGAAGCAGGATATCATCGACGAATTGGATAAGAAGCTTCAGATTCCGGGGGTGGTGAATGGCTGGACACAACCCATTATCAATCGGATTAATATGTTGGCAACGGGGATCCGCACCGATGTGGGGATTAAAGTTTATGGACAGCAATTGGACAGCATAGCATCGGTATCTGAACGTGTCAAAAACGCTCTGGAAGGGATTCCGGGTGTACAGGATCTATACGTGGAGCCTATTACAGGTGGAAAATACTTAAATATAGATATTGACCGATCAGCACTATCCCGTTATGGTTTAACCGTCGATGATGTGAATCAAACCGTTGAATCGGCCTTAGGAGGTGCACCCATAGGACAGACCATCGAAGGCCGTCGGAGATTTAGCATAAACGTGAGGCTAAGTCAGGATTATAGAAACAGCATCACAAAAATCGAAAGAATTCCTCTTAAGAGCCAGTCATTCGGTGAAGTTCCGTTGAGCTCTGTTGCCAACGTCAAGTTTGAAGCAGGTCCTCCTATGATCACGTCCGATAATGCGCTACTGCGAGGTGCTGTCATGTTCAATGTTCGTGACAGGGATTTGGGAAGTACGGTTAAAGAAGCTATTGACAGGATCAACGGCAGCAAGGGGTTAATGCCGGACGGTTATTTCCTGGAATGGAGCGGACAGTACGAAAATTTGATCAGAGGGCAGCAAACATTGTTATGGATTGCACCCATCGTGTTCGTGATTATATTTTTCGCCTTATATTTTGCCTTTCATTCTCTGCGGGAAGCGTTTTTAAGCCTTGTGACGATACCGTTCGCGCTGATAGGTGGCGCTTATATGATTTACTTCTGGGGAGTCAATCTGTCCGTAGCCGTGGCAGTAGGATTTATAGCACTGTTCGGAATTGCAGTAGAAACAGGTATTGTCATGGTCATTTATCTTAACGATGCCATGCAACAATTGGTCAAACTGAAAGGAAACAGTAGCGATACCATAACCAAAGAAGATTTAAGGGAATATGTAATACATGGTGCCGCAAAACGCCTCAGACCAAAATTGATGACGGTAAGTGTCGCTTTGTTCGGTTTAGTGCCGGTACTATGGGCAAATGGTGTAGGGATCGATGTCATGCAACCTATTGTACTTCCTATGATTGGAGGTGTTCTAACATCTTCTACGCACATCCTATTAGTCACTCCGTTGATATTTCTGATGACAAAAGAATATGAATTACGTAAATACGGAAAATTAGAAATATACGATGCAAACCATTAA
- a CDS encoding heme-binding domain-containing protein → MNKLSKSVVVIGIFVLLAVVIIQFIPKQEKNNGAAGVNAINHIYNVPQRVNAVLKKACLDCHSNRTAYPWYSSVQPFAKLMENHIIHGKKELNLDEFGSYPIKKQYNKLRSIESQLKDGAMPLKSYTLIHRDARLTKEEVDLLINWSKGLRNKIDAKL, encoded by the coding sequence ATGAACAAATTAAGCAAATCGGTAGTTGTCATTGGAATTTTTGTATTGTTAGCTGTAGTGATTATACAATTTATTCCGAAACAGGAAAAGAACAATGGAGCGGCAGGAGTAAATGCCATTAATCATATATACAACGTTCCGCAAAGGGTAAATGCCGTGTTAAAAAAGGCATGCCTTGACTGTCATAGTAATCGTACAGCATATCCTTGGTACAGTAGTGTACAGCCTTTTGCGAAGTTGATGGAAAACCATATTATCCATGGAAAAAAGGAACTTAATTTGGATGAATTCGGATCATATCCAATAAAGAAGCAATACAATAAGCTTCGATCTATCGAAAGTCAATTGAAGGATGGAGCTATGCCGCTAAAGTCATATACACTGATTCATAGGGATGCAAGATTAACGAAGGAGGAAGTTGATCTTCTGATCAATTGGTCTAAGGGACTACGAAACAAGATCGATGCTAAATTGTAA